One window of Nymphaea colorata isolate Beijing-Zhang1983 chromosome 1, ASM883128v2, whole genome shotgun sequence genomic DNA carries:
- the LOC116265954 gene encoding alpha carbonic anhydrase 1, chloroplastic-like, translating to MASPLPNPSSSMPIPPRALISPEKMSATLLVAGFLLLLAAATANAHDAHVIFGYTGSNGPDKWGSLRPEFAKCSTGKFQSPININRSEAVGNSDLTSLVRDYSQTANASLVDLGFNVAVKWEEDAGVLTIDDKNYTLKSMHWHTPSEHTLDGMRFPVELHLVHESDDGSISVVAILYAYGDADPFLEQFVEPFGRMANETCSEDEDVEIPVGQVKTRSMSRGTRKYYRYVGSLTTPPCTENVIWNVLGKVRQLSKDQAKMIKSPLGMAYKNNSRPLQPLNGRKVQLYNEAFEF from the exons ATGGCCTCTCCCCTTCCCAACCCAAGTTCTTCCATGCCAATCCCTCCCCGTGCCTTGATCTCGCCGGAAAAAATGTCAGCCACCCTTCTCGTCGCCGgattcctcctcctcctcgccGCCGCCACTGCCAACGCTCACG ATGCACACGTCATATTCGGGTACACTGGTTCGAATGGGCCGGACAAATGGGGCAGCCTGAGGCCGGAGTTCGCGAAATGTTCCACCGGAAAGTTTCAGTCGCCGATCAACATCAACAGGAGCGAGGCAGTCGGAAACTCAGACTTGACCTCCTTGGTCAGGGACTACAGTCAAACGGCCAACGCTTCCTTGGTCGACCTTGGCTTCAACGTTGCG GTGAAATGGGAGGAAGATGCAGGAGTCTTGACCATTGATGACAAGAATTACACGCTCAAAAGCATGCACTGGCATACGCCCTCCGAGCATACTCTTGACGGTATGAG GTTTCCGGTGGAGCTGCATCTTGTCCACGAGAGTGATGACGGAAGCATCTCGGTCGTGGCCATTCTTTACGCTTATGGGGATGCCGACCCCTTCCTCGAGCAG TTTGTGGAGCCGTTCGGGAGAATGGCAAACGAGACGTGTTCGGAGGATGAGGATGTGGAGATACCGGTGGGGCAAGTGAAGACCCGGAGCATGAGCCGCGGTACCCGGAAGTATTACAGATACGTCGGCTCCCTCACTACCCCTCCCTGCACCGAGAATGTCATCTGGAATGTCCTAGGAAAG GTGAGGCAGCTCTCTAAAGACCAGGCGAAGATGATCAAGTCGCCATTGGGGATGGCATATAAGAACAATTCAAGGCCGCTGCAGCCACTCAATGGAAGGAAAGTGCAGCTCTACAATGAAGCGTTTGAATTCTGA
- the LOC116259654 gene encoding zingipain-2-like has protein sequence MDSRVESMVLFFVAVLLWAPLVSSRLPIEDAAMNNDQDMIERYHQWMIKYGRNEDAKEAARRFPVFKKNVEYVDFVNGQNRSYKLTANQFADQTEEEFSRTRCGFRSSKQGSKASRRPAVSSTMDAGDENVPVSIDWRKKGAVTPIQDQGDCGSCWAFSAVAAIEGIIMIKEGTLVDLSEQQLVDCDVNDRGCGGGEMTTAFDFALQHHGLASEKAYPYAGVDEKCNKGVRANGNSSIIAGHERVPANDEKALLRAVAKQPVSVGIEASSLDFRFYSSGIFAGECGTELDHGVAVVGYGIDDDDDGTKFWIVKNSWGTEWGEDGYIRMKRDVNQKGGICGIAIDASYPFA, from the exons ATGGATTCAAGAGTTGAATCAATGGTGCTCTTCTTTGTAGCAGTTCTTCTATGGGCTCCTCTGGTTTCCTCTCGCTTGCCTATTGAAGATGCTGCAATGAATAATGATCAAGACATGATCGAGAGGTACCACCAGTGGATGATCAAGTATGGCCGCAACGAGGATGCTAAGGAAGCAGCTCGGCGCTTCCCCGTCTTCAAGAAGAATGTGGAGTACGTTGATTTTGTTAATGGCCAGAACCGGTCCTACAAGCTGACTGCGAACCAGTTCGCAGACCAGACTGAAGAGGAGTTCAGCCGCACGCGATGTGGGTTTAGGTCCTCCAAGCAGGGTTCTAAGGCATCCCGGCGGCCGGCTGTGTCGTCCACCATGGATGCCGGTGACGAGAATGTGCCAGTGAGTATTgattggaggaagaagggagctgTCACCCCCATTCAGGATCAAGGTGACTGtg GTTCCTGCTGGGCGTTCTCGGCGGTGGCCGCCATTGAGGGGATCATCATGATCAAGGAGGGGACGCTGGTCGACCTCTCCGAGCAGCAGCTCGTGGACTGCGACGTTAACGACCGCGGCTGCGGAGGCGGGGAGATGACCACCGCCTTCGACTTCGCCCTCCAGCACCACGGCCTCGCCTCCGAGAAGGCCTACCCTTACGCCGGCGTGGACGAGAAGTGCAACAAAGGGGTCAGGGCCAACGGCAACTCCTCCATCATAGCCGGACATGAGCGCGTGCCGGCCAACGACGAGAAGGCGCTGCTCCGCGCCGTCGCCAAGCAGCCTGTCTCCGTGGGCATCGAGGCCTCGTCCCTGGACTTCCGCTTCTACTCCTCCGGCATCTTCGCCGGCGAGTGCGGCACCGAACTCGACCACGGAGTTGCGGTCGTGGGCTACGGCatcgacgacgacgacgacggcACCAAGTTCTGGATAGTTAAGAATTCGTGGGGGACAGAGTGGGGAGAAGATGGATACATCAGGATGAAGCGCGACGTAAACCAGAAAGGAGGCATCTGCGGCATCGCCATCGATGCTTCCTACCCTTTTGCTTAG
- the LOC116258766 gene encoding 40S ribosomal protein S25-2: protein MAPKKDKAPPPASKPAKSGGGKQKKKKWSKGKQKEKVNNMVLFDQGSYDKLLTEVPKYKLITPSILSDRLRINGSLARRAIKDLMARGSIRMISAHSSQQIYTRATNT, encoded by the exons ATG GCACCGAAGAAGGACAAGGCTCCTCCGCCCGCTTCGAAGCCTGCCAAGTCCGGCGGCggcaagcagaagaagaag AAGTGGAGCAAGGGCaagcaaaaggaaaaggtgAACAACATGGTGCTTTTCGATCAGGGGAGCTATGATAAGCTTCTAACTGAGGTGCCCAAGTACAAGCTCATCACTCCATCTATCTTGTCTGACAGATTGAGG ATTAATGGATCTCTTGCTAGGAGGGCAATCAAAGATTTAATGGCTCGGGGCTCCATCAGGATGATCTCTGCTCACTCCAGCCAGCAGATTTACACACGAGCAACCAATACTTGA
- the LOC116247233 gene encoding uncharacterized protein LOC116247233 isoform X1: protein MAMRVASSGGRLGFRPMMERAARGGRYFSEMKGKVLSDEERAAENVYIQKMERERMEKLKQKAEKEKHSEQEKKKPAEEGHKG, encoded by the exons ATGGCCATGAGAGTTGCTTCTTCCGGTGGCAGATTAGGATTCCGGCCGATGATGGAGAGGGCAGCGAGAGGCGGGCGTTACTTCAGCGAGATGAAGGGCAAAGTCCTCAGCGACGAAGAACGGGCGGCTGAGAACGTTTATATTCAG AaaatggagagggagaggatggAGAAGCTGAAGCAGAAGGCTGAGAAAGAGAAGCACTCGGAGCAGGAGAAGAAG AAGCCTGCTGAAGAAGGTCACAAAGGCTAA
- the LOC116247233 gene encoding uncharacterized protein LOC116247233 isoform X2 — translation MAMRVASSGGRLGFRPMMERAARGGRYFSEMKGKVLSDEERAAENVYIQKMERERMEKLKQKAEKEKHSEQEKKPAEEGHKG, via the exons ATGGCCATGAGAGTTGCTTCTTCCGGTGGCAGATTAGGATTCCGGCCGATGATGGAGAGGGCAGCGAGAGGCGGGCGTTACTTCAGCGAGATGAAGGGCAAAGTCCTCAGCGACGAAGAACGGGCGGCTGAGAACGTTTATATTCAG AaaatggagagggagaggatggAGAAGCTGAAGCAGAAGGCTGAGAAAGAGAAGCACTCGGAGCAGGAGAAGAAG CCTGCTGAAGAAGGTCACAAAGGCTAA